The Manis javanica isolate MJ-LG chromosome 4, MJ_LKY, whole genome shotgun sequence genome contains a region encoding:
- the LOC140849259 gene encoding LOW QUALITY PROTEIN: transcription intermediary factor 1-alpha-like (The sequence of the model RefSeq protein was modified relative to this genomic sequence to represent the inferred CDS: inserted 9 bases in 6 codons; substituted 3 bases at 3 genomic stop codons), which translates to MEVAVEKAATAAXPTAPSGENEAESRQGPDSERGGEAARLNLLDPCAVCHQNIQSRAPKLLPCLHSFCQRCLPAPRRYLLLPAPMLGSAETPPPVPATGSLVSGSSPFATQVGVIRCPVCSQDCAERHIIDNFFVKDTTEVPSSTVEKSNQVCTSCEDNAETNGFCVECVEWLCKTCIRAHQRVKFTKDHTVRQKEEVSPEAVGMTSQRPVFCPFHKEQLKLYCETCDKLTCGDCQLLEHKEHRYQFIEEAFQNQKVIXTLITKLMEKTKYIKFTGNQMQNRIIEVNQNXKQVKQDIKVAIFTLMVEINKKGKALLHQLESLAKDHRMKLMQQQQEVAGLSKQLEHVMHFSKXAVSSGSSTALLYSKRLITYRLRHLLXARCDASPVTNNTIQFHCDPSFWAQNIINLGSLVIEDKESQLQMPKQNPVVEQNSQPPGGLSSKQLSKFPTQISLAQLRLQHMQQQQTPPHLINFQNHSPKPNGPVLPPHPQQLRYPPNQNVPRQAIKPNPLQMAFLAQQAIKQWQISSGQAAPSTASSISSTPSSPTITSAVGHDGKGFGSPMIDLSSPVGGSYNLPSLPDIDCSSTIMLDNIVKKDPSIDHGQPRPPSNRTVQSPNSSVPSPGLAGPVTMTSVHPPIRSPSASSVGSRGSSGSSSKPTGADSTHKVPVVMLEPIQIKQENSGPPENYDFPVVVVKQESDEESRPQNTNYPRSILTSLLLNSSQSSASEESVLRSDAPDSTGDQPGRHQENSSYAKSEWLDASQKSPLHVGETKKEDDPNEDCCAVCQNGGELLCCDKCPKVFHLSCHAPXPSGEXICTFCRDLSKPEVEYDCDAPSHNSEKKKPEVLVKLTPIDIRKCERLLLFLYCHEMSLAFQDPVPLTXPDYYKIIKNPMDLSTIKKRLQEDFSMYTNPEDFVADFRLIFQNCAEFNEPDSEVANAGIKLENYFEELLKNLXPEKRFPKLEFRNESEDNKFSDDTDDDFVQPRKKRLKSIEERQLLK; encoded by the exons ATGGAGGTGGCTGTGGAGAAGGCGGCGACGGCGGC CCCGACAGCGCCGAGCGGGGAGAACGAGGCCGAGAGTCGGCAGGGCCCGGACTCGGAGCGCGGAGGCGAGGCGGCCCGGCTCAACCTGTTGGACCCTTGCGCCGTGTGCCACCAGAACATCCAGAGCCGAGCGCCCAAGCTGCTGCCCTGTCTGCACTCCTTCTGCCAGCGTTGCCTGCCCGCGCCCCGGCGCTACCTCCTGCTGCCGGCGCCCATGCTGGGCTCGGCCGAGACCCCGCCGCCCGTCCCCGCCACCGGCTCGCTGGTCAGCGGCTCCTCGCCGTTCGCCACCCAAGTTGGAGTCATTCGATGTCCAGTTTGCAGCCAAGACTGTGCAGAGAGACACATCATAGATAATTTTTTTGTGAAAGACACTACTGAGGTTCCCAGCAGTACAGTTGAAAAGTCTAATCAGGTGTGTACAAGCTGTGAGGACAATGCAGAAACTAATGGGTTTTGTGTCGAGTGTGTTGAATGGCTCTGCAAGACATGCATCCGAGCTCACCAAAGGGTGAAGTTCACAAAAGATCACACCgtgagacagaaagaggaagtaTCTCCAGAGGCAGTTGGTATGACTAGTCAGCGACCAGTGTTCTGCCCTTTTCATAAGGAGCAGCTGAAGCTTTACTGTGAAACATGTGACAAACTGACATGTGGAGACTGCCAGTTATTAGAACATAAAGAGCATAGATACCAATTTATAGAAGAAGCTTTTCAGAATCAGAAAGTGA ATACCCTAATCACAAAACtgatggaaaaaacaaaatacataaaattcacaGGAAATCAGATGCAAAACAGGATAATTGAAGTAAATCAAA CAAAGCAGGTGAAACAGGATATTAAAGTTGCTATATTTACATTgatggtagaaataaataaaaaaggaaaagctctGTTGCATCAGCTTGAGAGCCTTGCAAAGGACCATCGCATGAAACTCATGCAACAGCAACAGGAAGTGGCTGGGCTCTCTAAACAGCTGGAACATGTAATGCATTTTTCCAAATAGGCCGTTTCCAGCGGCAGTAGTACAGCATTACTGTACAGCAAGCGACTGATTACATACCGACTACGGCACCTCCTTTGAGCAAGGTGTGATGCTTCCCCAGTGACCAACAATACCATCCAGTTTCACTGTGATCCTAGTTTCTGGGCTCAAAATATTATCAATTTAGGTTCTTTAGTAATCGAAGATAAAGAGAGTCAGCTACAAATGCCTAAGCAGAACCCTGTCGTGGAACAGAATTCACAGCCACCAGGTGGTTTATCTTCAAAGCAGTTATCCAAGTTTCCAACACAGATCAGCCTAGCTCAGTTACGACTCCAGCATATGCAGCAACAG CAAACCCCTCCACATctgataaattttcaaaatcacaGCCCCAAACCTAATGGACCAGttcttcctcctcatcctcaACAGCTGAGATATCCACCAAACCAGAATGTGCCACGACAAGCAATAAAGCCCAACCCTCTGCAGATGGCTTTCTTGGCTCAACAAGCCATAAAACAGTGGCAGATCAGCAGTGGGCAGGCTGCCCCGTCAACTGCCAGCAGCATATCCTCTACTCCTTCCAGTCCCACTATTACTAGTGCAGTAGGACACGATGGCAAAGGTTTTGGTTCACCTATGATTGATTtgagctcaccagtgggaggttCTTACaatcttccttctcttccagaTATTGACTGTTCAAGTACTATTATGCTGGACAATATTGTGAAGAAAGATCCTAGTATAGATCATGGCCAGCCAAGACCACCCTCAAACAGAACCGTCCAGTCACCAAATTCATCAGTACCATCTCCAGGCCTTGCAGGACCTGTTACTATGACTAGTGTACACCCACCAATACGTTCACCTAGTGCCTCCAGTGTGGGGAGCAGAGGAAGCTCTGGCTCTTCCAGCAAACCAACGGGAGCCGATTCTACACACAAAGTCCCAGTGGTCATGTTGGAGCCAatccaaataaaacaagaaaacagtggACCACCTGAAAATTATGATTTTCCTGTTGTTGTAGTGAAACAAGAATCAGATGAAGAATCTAGGCCTCAAAATACCAATTATCCAAGAAGCATACTTACCTCCCTGCTATTAAATAGCAGTCAGAGCTCTGCTTCTGAGGAGTCTGTGCTAAGATCAGATGCTCCTGATAGCACAGGAGATCAACCTGGACGTCACCAGGAAAATTCCTCATATGCAAAGTCTGAGTGGCTGGATGCCTCCCAGAAGTCACCGCTTCATGttggagagacaaagaaagaagacgaCCCCAATGAGGACTGTTGTGCAGTTTGTCAGAATGGAGGGGAGCTCCTGTGCTGTGATAAGTGTCCCAAAGTATTCCATCTTTCTTGTCATGCACC ACCAAGTGGAGAATGAATCTGCACTTTCTGCCGAGACTTATCTAAACCAGAAGTTGAATATGATTGTGATGCTCCCAGTCacaactcagaaaaaaagaaaccagaagtCCTTGTTAAATTAACACCAATAGATATAAGGAAGTGTGAGCgcctacttttatttctttactgccATGAAATGAGCCTGGCTTTTCAAGATCCAGTTCCTCTAAC GCCtgattattacaaaataattaaaaatccaaTGGACTTGTCAACCATCAAGAAAAGACTACAAGAAGATTTTTCTATGTACACAAACCCTGAAGATTTTGTAGCTGACTTTAGATTGATCTTTCAAAATTGTGCTGAATTCAATGAGCCTGATTCAGAAGTAGCCAACGCTGGCATAAAACTTGAAAACTATTTTGAAGAACTCCTCAAGAACC TACCAGAAAAAAGGTTTCCTAAActagaattcaggaatgaatcaGAAGATAATAAATTTAGTGATGATACAGATGATGACTTTGTACAGCCCCGGAAGAAACGCCTCAAAAGCATAGAGGAACGCCAGTTGCTTAAATAA